CGTTGGGTGGGTGTGCGCGCGTGAGCGGGTGCGCCAGGTGATGCCGACTAGTACCGAGGTGACCTCAATGGCAGTGTGGGACCGGCTCAAGGACCAGGCCAAGGCTCTCCAGCAGGGTCAGGGCGGGCGGGGTGCGGCGACCGGCGGGCACAGCGGCGCCGCGGCCGGTGGGCACAGCGGCGGGACGAGGTCCGGCGGTGGCGGCAAGGCCCAGCTGGTCGGTCTGCTGAAGACGCAGCTCGGGTCGCTGAAGAACGAGTTGAAGAGCGGTGCGTACCGGGACGCGAGCATGGCGATGTGCGCCCTGGTCGCGGCGGCCGACGGGCAGGTGGACCCGGCCGAGCGCCAGCAGGTCGAGTCGATGATCCTCAGCAACGACGTGCTGCAGAACTTCCCGCCGGAGCAACTGCGCACGCGTTTCAACAAGCATGTGGACCAGCTGATCGCCAACTTCCAGCTCGGCAAGGCGGAGGCGATGCAGGAGATCGCCAAGGCCGCCAAGAAGCCCACCGAGGCCAGGGCCGTGATCCAGACGGGCATGGTCATCGCGGGTGCCGACGGCCACTTCTCCCAGGCCGAGGCGACGGTCCTGCGCGAGGCCTGCGCGTCTTTGGGGGTGTCTCCCGCCGAGTTCCAGCTCTGATCAGCGAGCCGGACCCCGCCGCTCAGGGAGCGCGCAGGGCGTCCACAGCCAGCCGGGCCGCCGTGCCGATGACGGCGTCGGCGGCGGGCAGGAGCGCCGAGGTGCGGGCCGTGCGGGTGAAGACGGCGACGGCGTAGCGGCCCCCGTCGGGGTATTCGACGACGCCGACCTCGTTGCGCACGGTCGGCAGGCTGCCCGTCTTCCCCGCGACATGGACGTCGTCGAAGGGGAAGCCGGAGGCCAGCCGGTGCGGCCACACCTGCAGGCCGAGGATGCGGCGGATGGCCGCCCCGTGCCCGGGCGTGCACGCCTCGTCGCGCCAGACGGCGGCGAGCAGCCGGGTCATGTCGCGCGGGGTGCTGCGGTTGCTGCGGGCCGGGTCGAGGGCGCGCAGCCGGGTGACGACGAGCGGGTCGGCCAGGGACCGGGCGCCGCCCGGCCCGGCGTCCTCCTTGATGGTGGCGAGAAGTTCGCCGAAGGTATGCACGGCCAGGGTGTGCCCGAGGCCGAGCCGGGCCGTGGTGCGGTTGACGGCGTCGAGGCCCACGCGCTCCAGCAGCAGATCGGCGGCCGCGTTGTCGCTGACCGACATCATCAGGTAGGCGAGGTCGCGCAGGGACAGCCGGGCGCCGTCGAGCATCGCCGCGAGGCCCGTCGGGCCGGTGGTGCGGCTCTGCGGAGGGCACTCGACCTGCTCGGTGAGGTCCAGGATCCCGGCGGCGGCCTGCTCGTGGAGCGTGACGAGCAGACACAGCTTGTGGACGCTGGCGGTGCAGACCGGCTGGTCCGCACCGGCGTCGAGCTGCGCACCGGAGTCGATGTCGAGGGCGTGCAGCCGGCCGGTGACCCCGGCGTCGGCGAAGGCCGCGTGAATACGGGCGAGAGCGTCGGTCACAGCCAGTACTCCGAGGCCGGGCGCAGGTGCAGCGGACGAGCGGGCAGGTCGGGGCTCGCCCCGGCGGCGTCGCGCAGGGCCCGCGTGGCGGCCTCGGCGAACGCTGCGACGGCGGCGTCTCCCCGCCCACCGGGCCAGGCGACGGAGTGCCGCAGGGCGAGCGGGGCGCCGGTGAGGGGACGCCAGACGACGCCGGAGGCGGGACTCTGCCGCTGGTCCCCCTCCCCATGGGCATGCGTGTCACGCGGGCTGAACGCCACCGCCTCCGCCGACAGCACCAGCCCGCGTACGAAGCTGATGCCCTGGGCGTGGCGCACGGCCGGTGGGGTGTAGCCGTTGCGGGCGCAGGTGGTCAGGAGGTCGTCGTAGACGGCCGGGGCGCCGGCGCGGGGGAAGAGGATCAGGTCGTAGCCGGTGAGGGAGGCGAGCGGCACCTCGTCGAGCCCGGCCGCCGTCGCGTCGCGGGGCAGCAGGACGCCCAGCTCCCGCCGCAGCACCGGGCCCAGCTCGAGACCGGAGACGTCGCAGGGGTGGTGGATGAGCCCGACGTCCAGGTCGTGCGTGGCGAACCGCTCCAGTTGCTGGGCGGTGGGCAGCTCGTGCAGCTCCAGTTCCAGGCCCGTGGCAGCGGCGCCGGAGAAGTGCGCGAGCAGTGCGGCGACGGTCTCGCCGGAGACGTCCGGCGGCAGTGCGGCCCGCAGCAGGCCGGTCTCGCCGTCGCGGATGCGGCGCGCGGTGGCCATGAGCGCCTCGGAGCGGGCGAGCACCTCCCGCGCCTCGGCCAGCAGCAGCGCCCCGGCCTCGGTGATGGTCACCTGCCGGCTCGTCCGTTCGAAGAGCCGGACGCCCAGATGTTTCTCCAGGCGCTGGATGCGCTGCGAGAGCGGAGGCTGGGCCATGCCCAGGCGGGTCGCGGCGCGGCCGAAGTGTGACTCTTCTGCAACAGCCACAAAGCACTCCAGGTGCCGTACCAGGTCCACGAGCAGCAATCATATCGGCTGCATATTGATCCGACATCGATACGGGTCTTGGACAGAGTGCCCGGGCCGCTGCTGTCCTCGGCGTATGGACTCTCATGCCGACTACTCCGGCCTCACCACCGGCGGTCCCGGACCGCGCCGGAAGACCACGCGGGCCGTCATCGCCGGGGCGGTGGTGCTGGCCGCCGTCGCGGGCGGGGCGTACGCGGCCGGTCTTGGTCCCTTCGAGCGGGACTCCGGGCCCGACCCCGCGGCCGGGAAGCAGGCCCGCGCGTTCCTCGCCGACTGGGCCGCCGGCCGTATGGAGAGCGCGGCGGCCCGTACGACCAGCCCCGGTACGGCACAGCGGGTGCTGGCCAGTTTCACCGCCGGACTCGACATCGACGAGCCCGAGCTCACGGCGAAGCCCGCGGCCGAGAGCGAGGACGGCACGGTCGCCGTCCCGTTCACCGCGCGGATGCCCGTCACCGGTCTGGGGACCTGGACCTACGCGTCGAAGCTGCCGCTGCGCGAGCAGGGCGACGGCAGCTGGAAGGTGGACTGGACGCTGTCCCTCGTCCACCCGCGCCTGAGCGACACCGAGAAGTTCCGTCTCGAACGGGAGGAGACGAAGCCGCCCGAGGTCGCCGACCGGGACGGCGAGAGACTCTCCGGTGACGCGTTCCCCTCTCTCGCACCTCTGATGAGCCGGCTCGGCGGAGGCGGCGGCGCGGACTCCGGAGCACGCGGCGCGATCCGCCTGGTCGACCGGGTCACCGGCGAGGTGGAGCGTACGGAGGCGGCCTTCGGCGCGAAGACGACCCGGGCGGACAAGGGCCCCGTCCCCACGACCCTCGACGCCGAGTGGCAGGCAGCCGCCGAGAAGGCCCTCGCCTCCCACGCCGACGGCAGGAACGCCGCGCTGGTCGCCCTGCGCATCGACGACGGTGAGGTCCTGGCTGTGGCGAACTCCCCAGCCACCGGCTTCAACCGGGCGCTCTCCGGCACCTACGCCCCCGGCTCCACGTGGAAGATCGTCACCAGCAGTGCCCTGCTGATCGAGGACGCCGTCGCTCCGGACGACGTGGTGGACTGCCCCAAATACCTCACGGTGGGGAAGAAGTTCCAGAACGTGGAGCTCTCCGAGCACCCGGGGGCCACCTTCCGCAAGGACTTCACCGAGTCCTGCAATACGGCGTTCATCAGCCTGCGCGACCGGCTCGACGACGGGAAGCTGGGGGAGGTCGCCCGCACGTACTTCGGCGTGGGCCAGGAGTGGCACGTCGGGGCGCCCACGTACGACGGGTCGGTGCCGGTGCCCAAGGACGAGACCGAGAAGGCCGCCTCGATGATCGGGCAGGGCCGGGTGCAGGCCAATCCGCTGATCATGGCGTCCGTGACCGCGACGGCCGTGTCCGGCACCTTCCACCAGCCCTCGCTCACCGCCGGCAACGAGGACACAACCCGCTCGACCCCGCTGCCGCGGAATGTCGTGACCCAGCTGCGCTCGATGCTGCGCGCCACCGTCACCGACGGCACCGCGAAGATCCTCGCGGATCTGCCCGGAGAGATCGGCGCGAAGACCGGTACCGCCGAGGTCTCCGACGACCAGGACAACAACGGCTGGCTCGTCGCCCACCGCGGCAACGTCGCCGTGGCCTGTGTGGTCGAGGAGGGCGTCACCGGCGGCGGCTCCGCCGGACCGATCGTCCACAGCCTGCTGTCCGCCGTCCCGGACGACTCCGCCTGACGGCGGCACTCCGCATGCCCGCGCGGGGAGCACGCGGAGTTGTTCGGTGCGGTCAAGGGGCGGGCTTCAGCAGCCCGGTCGGCGGTCATAGGGCGGGCTCCACGCCCTGATCGCCGAGGCGACCCGGCGGACCATCGCCGCCCTGCGGCTCCCGGGGCTCCCGGCGGCTCTATAACGGGGTGATGATCTATCACGTCGTACCGCGCGCCGTCTGGACCACCGCCACCGGCCAGGCGTACGCGCCCGCCTCCCTCGCCGAGGAGGGCTTCGTGCACTGCTCCCCGGACGAGGCGACCACGCTGGCCGTCGTCAACGCCTTCTACCGGGACGCCCCCGGACCCCTCCTGGTGCTCGCCCTCGACGAGGCGCGGCTCTCCGCCAGGGTGGAGTGGGAGGCGGCGGCCCCCGCCCCGCCGCCCGGGGTCGCCGGGGACACCCTGTTCCCGCACGTGTTCGGCCCCCTCGACCGGGACGCCGTCGACCACGTCCTGGAGGTGCGGTTCGACGAGGGGGGCCGGGCCTCGGAACTGCGTACGACAGGATGACCGGGTGAACGATCAGCAAACCCCCCTCCCCGCCCCCGCCGTACGCCCCGTCCGGGGAACGGCCCGCTGTGCCATCGCGGCCCTCGCCCTCGCCGGAGCCGCCTGGGTGGCCCGGGCGGTCTGGCACCTCCGGCTCGCCGCGGCCGGAGAGCCGGCGTCCGGCCCGCCCGACCAGGGCGGCGGCGTGCACCGCCCCCTGAACGCCCTGGAGAACTCCTACCACTTGGTCTCCTCCGTGGGCGGCGGCGTCACGGCTCTCTGCGCCATCGTGTTCCTGTTCTGGCTGGACCGGATGAGGGACAACGCCAAGGCCCTCTCGGGCGCGGAGCCCCGCTACAGCCACCTCTGGCTCTGGCTGGGCTGGATCGTGCC
This is a stretch of genomic DNA from Streptomyces hawaiiensis. It encodes these proteins:
- a CDS encoding penicillin-binding transpeptidase domain-containing protein; its protein translation is MDSHADYSGLTTGGPGPRRKTTRAVIAGAVVLAAVAGGAYAAGLGPFERDSGPDPAAGKQARAFLADWAAGRMESAAARTTSPGTAQRVLASFTAGLDIDEPELTAKPAAESEDGTVAVPFTARMPVTGLGTWTYASKLPLREQGDGSWKVDWTLSLVHPRLSDTEKFRLEREETKPPEVADRDGERLSGDAFPSLAPLMSRLGGGGGADSGARGAIRLVDRVTGEVERTEAAFGAKTTRADKGPVPTTLDAEWQAAAEKALASHADGRNAALVALRIDDGEVLAVANSPATGFNRALSGTYAPGSTWKIVTSSALLIEDAVAPDDVVDCPKYLTVGKKFQNVELSEHPGATFRKDFTESCNTAFISLRDRLDDGKLGEVARTYFGVGQEWHVGAPTYDGSVPVPKDETEKAASMIGQGRVQANPLIMASVTATAVSGTFHQPSLTAGNEDTTRSTPLPRNVVTQLRSMLRATVTDGTAKILADLPGEIGAKTGTAEVSDDQDNNGWLVAHRGNVAVACVVEEGVTGGGSAGPIVHSLLSAVPDDSA
- a CDS encoding DUF952 domain-containing protein, giving the protein MIYHVVPRAVWTTATGQAYAPASLAEEGFVHCSPDEATTLAVVNAFYRDAPGPLLVLALDEARLSARVEWEAAAPAPPPGVAGDTLFPHVFGPLDRDAVDHVLEVRFDEGGRASELRTTG
- a CDS encoding tellurite resistance TerB family protein; its protein translation is MAVWDRLKDQAKALQQGQGGRGAATGGHSGAAAGGHSGGTRSGGGGKAQLVGLLKTQLGSLKNELKSGAYRDASMAMCALVAAADGQVDPAERQQVESMILSNDVLQNFPPEQLRTRFNKHVDQLIANFQLGKAEAMQEIAKAAKKPTEARAVIQTGMVIAGADGHFSQAEATVLREACASLGVSPAEFQL
- a CDS encoding LysR substrate-binding domain-containing protein — protein: MDLVRHLECFVAVAEESHFGRAATRLGMAQPPLSQRIQRLEKHLGVRLFERTSRQVTITEAGALLLAEAREVLARSEALMATARRIRDGETGLLRAALPPDVSGETVAALLAHFSGAAATGLELELHELPTAQQLERFATHDLDVGLIHHPCDVSGLELGPVLRRELGVLLPRDATAAGLDEVPLASLTGYDLILFPRAGAPAVYDDLLTTCARNGYTPPAVRHAQGISFVRGLVLSAEAVAFSPRDTHAHGEGDQRQSPASGVVWRPLTGAPLALRHSVAWPGGRGDAAVAAFAEAATRALRDAAGASPDLPARPLHLRPASEYWL
- a CDS encoding serine hydrolase, which codes for MTDALARIHAAFADAGVTGRLHALDIDSGAQLDAGADQPVCTASVHKLCLLVTLHEQAAAGILDLTEQVECPPQSRTTGPTGLAAMLDGARLSLRDLAYLMMSVSDNAAADLLLERVGLDAVNRTTARLGLGHTLAVHTFGELLATIKEDAGPGGARSLADPLVVTRLRALDPARSNRSTPRDMTRLLAAVWRDEACTPGHGAAIRRILGLQVWPHRLASGFPFDDVHVAGKTGSLPTVRNEVGVVEYPDGGRYAVAVFTRTARTSALLPAADAVIGTAARLAVDALRAP
- a CDS encoding DUF4328 domain-containing protein: MNDQQTPLPAPAVRPVRGTARCAIAALALAGAAWVARAVWHLRLAAAGEPASGPPDQGGGVHRPLNALENSYHLVSSVGGGVTALCAIVFLFWLDRMRDNAKALSGAEPRYSHLWLWLGWIVPVVNLWIPRGIVADVHRSVFRERRLPAVVNWWWGLWLAGLAGGVGIIYADDTDEVISRAYSGVSPLLAADLVIVAAAGAAAVMVHTLTAAQLRHSDEPAQAG